The Gloeocapsopsis sp. IPPAS B-1203 region CAAACTGATGTCTCACTTGCCGATAGTTTTCTGTATTGTTCCGCTGTTGGCTGTATCACCGTTGTTTATCTCAGACATTTGGTTACGTCTACTATCGGTGTTATTGCTCATTGCAATTAATGCCTTTTTTGTGACAGCCGAGTTTTCTATGGTGTCTGTACGGCGATCGCGCATTCACCAATTAGTCGAAGCTGGAGATGCTCCTGCTATTACACTTCAAGCCCTGCAACATAGTATTGATCGCTTACTATCTACAACTCAATTAGGAATTACTTTATCGAGTTTGGCGCTTGGCTGGATTGGAGAAAGTACTATGGCTGTACTCGTTGCTACTGGGCTGACACAGTTACCCTTATCTGACGTTATGCGGATCAGAATAGCGCACTCGCTATCAATTCCCTTAGCTTTTTTTCTGGTAGCATATCTCCAAATTGTTTTGGGAGAACTGTGTCCTAAGTCAGTTGCATTACTTTACTCTGAACGCTTGGCAAGGTTGTTGGCGCTACCGGTTAAAGCAATTGCGCGTTTTTTTACTCCCTTTATTTGGATTTTGAATCAATCTACACGCTTGCTGCTGCGAGTTGTCGGAATTCAATATACAGGTCAAGCTTGGCTTCCTCCGGTAACTTCTGAAGAGTTACAATTAATCATCGCGACCGAACGAGAATCAACAGGGTTAGAAGCAGAAGAACGCGAGCTACTCAATAATATTTTTGAATTTGGCGATGTTACCGCAGAAGAAATCATGGTACCACGCACTGGAATTGTTGCTTTACCAGAAGACGCAACGTTTCAAACCTTACTTAAAGAAATGGCAACAACTGGACACTCTCGTTATCCAATTATTGGTAAGTCTTTGGATGATGTGCGGGGAATTGTTCACTTTAAGGAACTTGCAAAGCCTTTAGTTTTAGGCAAGTTATCGTTAGACACAAAAATTAATCCTTGGCT contains the following coding sequences:
- a CDS encoding hemolysin family protein, which codes for MSHLPIVFCIVPLLAVSPLFISDIWLRLLSVLLLIAINAFFVTAEFSMVSVRRSRIHQLVEAGDAPAITLQALQHSIDRLLSTTQLGITLSSLALGWIGESTMAVLVATGLTQLPLSDVMRIRIAHSLSIPLAFFLVAYLQIVLGELCPKSVALLYSERLARLLALPVKAIARFFTPFIWILNQSTRLLLRVVGIQYTGQAWLPPVTSEELQLIIATERESTGLEAEERELLNNIFEFGDVTAEEIMVPRTGIVALPEDATFQTLLKEMATTGHSRYPIIGKSLDDVRGIVHFKELAKPLVLGKLSLDTKINPWLHPARFVPEYMPLSELLPLMQRSHLSMVIVVNEFGGTVGLITIQDLVAQIIGNTGELATTDELLVQNLDEQTFLVQAQMNLEELNELLKLDLPLSDDYQTLAGFLLYQLQKVPAIGETLHYQNLEFTVTSAQGPRLQHIRIRRLQPRFTNEHQE